A DNA window from Methylocystis heyeri contains the following coding sequences:
- a CDS encoding phasin family protein produces MTTQKREVRKKFTIAPQPAAPESGEGEAAATISEAVASSPETAGGLEAELSPEIVELIEIVAEAPAIAAAPEELSSPLFPAPTVYVGETAGKAAGFYVWAEIWPSRTFDLWNENAAACFEFVSALSKAKTVSEVVALQSSFFTDRLGAYARLSSEAAKEVGSAAPKGFLAFG; encoded by the coding sequence ATGACGACCCAGAAGCGAGAGGTAAGGAAGAAGTTCACCATCGCCCCCCAGCCGGCGGCGCCGGAATCGGGTGAAGGCGAGGCCGCCGCGACGATATCGGAGGCCGTCGCCTCCAGCCCGGAAACGGCCGGCGGCCTGGAAGCCGAGCTCAGCCCGGAAATCGTGGAGCTCATCGAGATCGTCGCCGAGGCGCCGGCGATCGCCGCCGCTCCCGAGGAGCTGTCGTCGCCGCTTTTTCCGGCTCCGACCGTCTATGTCGGGGAAACGGCGGGCAAGGCCGCCGGATTTTATGTCTGGGCGGAGATCTGGCCCAGCCGGACCTTCGACCTCTGGAACGAGAACGCCGCCGCCTGCTTTGAATTCGTCAGCGCTCTGAGCAAGGCGAAAACCGTGAGCGAGGTCGTCGCCCTGCAATCCAGCTTCTTTACCGATCGCCTGGGAGCTTATGCGCGGCTTTCCAGCGAGGCCGCCAAAGAAGTCGGCTCCGCCGCTCCGAAGGGCTTTCTCGCGTTCGGCTGA